The Nycticebus coucang isolate mNycCou1 chromosome 2, mNycCou1.pri, whole genome shotgun sequence genome includes a window with the following:
- the ZBTB43 gene encoding zinc finger and BTB domain-containing protein 43 — translation MEPGTNSFRVEFPDFSSTILQKLNQQRQQGQLCDVSIVVQGHIFRAHKAVLAASSPYFCDQVLLKNSRRIVLPDVMNPRVFENILLSTYTGRLVMPAPEIVSYLTAASFLQMWHVVDKCTEVLEGNPTVLCQKLNHGSDHQSPSSSNYNGLVESFELGSGGHTDFPKAQELRDGENEEESTKDELSSQLTEHEYLPSNSSTEHDRLSTEMASQDGEEGASDGAEFHYTRPMYSKPSIMAHKRWIHVKPERLEQACEGMDVHAAYDEHQVTESINTLQTEHSVQPSGVEEDFHIGEKKVEAEFDEQAEESNYDEQVDFYGSSMEEFSGERSDGNLIGHRQEAVLAAGYSENIEMVTGIKEEASHLGFSATDKLYPCQCGKSFTHKSQRDRHMSMHLGLRPYGCGVCGKKFKMKHHLVGHMKIHTGIKPYECNICAKRFMWRDSFHRHVTSCTKSYEAAKAEQNTTEAN, via the coding sequence ATGGAGCCTGGAACAAACTCTTTTCGAGTAGAATTTCCtgatttttccagcaccattctACAGAAACTGAACCAGCAGCGCCAGCAAGGACAATTATGTGACGTCTCCATTGTTGTCCAAGGCCACATTTTCCGGGCACACAAAGCTGTTCTTGCTGCAAGTTCACCCTACTTTTGTGACCAGGTACTCTTGAAAAACAGCAGGAGAATTGTTTTGCCTGATGTgatgaacccaagagtttttgAGAACATCCTCCTTTCCACTTATACAGGACGTCTAGTAATGCCTGCTCCAGAAATTGTTAGTTACTTGACAGCTGCAAGCTTTCTCCAAATGTGGCATGTGGTAGACAAATGCACCGAGGTATTAGAGGGAAATCCCACAGTCCTTTGTCAGAAGCTAAATCATGGCAGTGACCACCAGTCTCCAAGTAGCAGTAATTATAATGGCCTGGTGGAGAGCTTTGAGCTGGGTTCTGGGGGTCATACTGATTTCCCTAAGGCCCAAGAACTGAGGGATGGAGAGAACGAAGAGGAGAGCACCAAAGATGAGCTGTCATCTCAGCTCACAGAGCACGAATACTTGCCCAGCAACTCGTCCACAGAGCACGACCGGCTGAGCACCGAAATGGCAAGCCAGGATGGGGAGGAGGGGGCCAGTGACGGTGCCGAGTTCCACTACACCCGGCCCATGTACAGCAAGCCCAGCATAATGGCTCACAAACGCTGGATCCACGTGAAGCCTGAGCGCTTGGAACAGGCTTGCGAGGGCATGGATGTGCATGCAGCCTATGATGAGCACCAGGTCACTGAGTCCATCAACACCCTGCAGACAGAACACTCGGTCCAGCCTTCAGGAGTGGAAGAGGACTTTCACATCGGGGAAAAAAAAGTGGAGGCAGAGTTTGATGAACAGGCTGAAGAAAGCAATTATGACGAGCAGGTAGATTTCTATGGCTCCTCCATGGAGGAGTTTTCTGGAGAGAGGTCAGATGGGAATCTAATTGGGCACAGACAGGAGGCTGTCCTTGCAGCAGGCTACAGCGAGAATATTGAAATGGTCACAGGAATTAAAGAAGAAGCTTCCCACTTAGGATTCTCAGCCACCGATAAGCTGTATCCTTGTCAGTGTGGGAAAAGTTTCACTCACAAGAGTCAGAGAGATCGGCACATGAGCATGCACCTCGGTCTTCGGCCTTATGGCTGTGGTGTCTGTGGTAAGAAATTCAAAATGAAGCACCATCTCGTGGGTCACATGAAAATTCACACGGGCATAAAGCCTTATGAGTGCAATATCTGTGCAAAGAGGTTTATGTGGAGGGACAGTTTCCACCGGCATGTGACTTCTTGTACCAAGTCCTACGAAGCTGCAAAGGCTGAGCAGAATACAACTGAGGCTAACTAA